One Streptomyces sp. B21-105 genomic region harbors:
- the uvrC gene encoding excinuclease ABC subunit UvrC produces the protein MADPSSYRPKPGQIPDSPGVYRFRDEHRRVIYVGKAKSLRQRLANYFQDLAGLHPRTRSMVTTAASVEWTVVSTEVEALQLEYSWIKEYDPRFNVKYRDDKSYPYLAVTMNEEYPRVQVMRGQKKKGVRYFGPYAHAWAIRDTVDLLLRVFPVRTCSAGVFKNASRTGRPCLLGYIGKCSAPCVERIGADDHRELADEFCDFMTGRTGTYLRRLEKQMTEAAEEMEYERAARLRDDIEALKKAMEKSAVVLADATDADLIAVAEDELEAAVQIFHVRGGRVRGQRGWVTDKVEDVTTGALVEHALQQLYGEESGDSVPKEVLVPALPEPAEPVQEWLTGRRGSNVSLRIPQRGDKKALMETVERNAQQALVLHKTRRASDLTTRSRALEEIAEALDLDSAPLRIECYDISHLQGDDVVASMVVFEDGLQRKSEYRRFQIKGFEGQDDVRSMHEVITRRFRRYLVEKERTGEWTDGETTPAEATGTAPAEATGTAPAATTGTLPADAGGISARADAEGAPVHAAGELLTDTAEAPLTSSLKDEDGRPRRFAYPPQLVVVDGGQPQVAAARRALDELGIDDIAVCGLAKRLEEVWLPGDDDPVVLPRSSEGLYLLQRVRDEAHRFAITYQRTKRAKRFRAGPLDEVQGLGETRKQALIKHFGSVKKLRAATIQQICEVPGIGRKTAETIAAALARAAPPAPAVNTATGEIIEEEEPGATPDSPGDPVTAGAPEERRGQET, from the coding sequence ATGGCCGATCCCTCCAGCTACCGCCCCAAGCCGGGACAGATCCCGGACTCTCCCGGGGTGTACCGGTTCCGCGACGAGCACCGCCGGGTGATCTACGTCGGAAAGGCGAAGAGCCTGCGCCAGCGCCTGGCGAACTACTTCCAGGATCTGGCGGGCCTGCACCCGCGCACCCGCTCGATGGTCACCACGGCCGCGTCGGTGGAGTGGACGGTGGTGTCCACGGAGGTCGAGGCGCTGCAGCTGGAGTACTCCTGGATCAAGGAGTACGACCCCCGGTTCAACGTCAAGTACCGCGACGACAAGAGCTACCCGTACCTCGCGGTCACGATGAACGAGGAGTACCCGCGTGTGCAGGTGATGCGCGGCCAGAAGAAGAAGGGCGTCAGGTACTTCGGGCCGTACGCGCACGCGTGGGCGATCCGGGACACGGTAGACCTGCTGCTGCGCGTCTTCCCCGTACGCACCTGCTCCGCCGGCGTCTTCAAGAACGCGTCACGCACCGGTCGGCCCTGCCTGCTCGGCTACATCGGCAAGTGCTCCGCGCCCTGCGTGGAGCGCATCGGCGCCGACGACCACCGGGAACTGGCCGACGAGTTCTGCGACTTCATGACCGGCCGTACCGGCACCTATCTCCGCCGTCTGGAGAAGCAGATGACGGAGGCGGCCGAGGAGATGGAGTACGAGCGGGCCGCCCGCCTGCGCGACGACATCGAGGCGCTGAAGAAGGCCATGGAGAAGAGCGCGGTCGTGCTGGCGGACGCGACCGACGCCGACCTGATCGCCGTCGCCGAGGACGAGCTGGAGGCGGCCGTCCAGATCTTCCACGTCCGTGGCGGGCGGGTGCGCGGTCAGCGCGGCTGGGTGACCGACAAGGTCGAGGACGTCACGACGGGCGCCCTCGTCGAGCACGCCCTCCAGCAGCTGTACGGCGAGGAGAGCGGCGACTCCGTCCCCAAGGAGGTCCTGGTCCCCGCCCTGCCCGAGCCCGCGGAACCCGTCCAGGAGTGGCTCACCGGGCGCCGCGGGTCGAACGTGTCCCTGCGCATCCCGCAGCGAGGTGACAAGAAGGCCCTGATGGAGACGGTCGAGCGCAACGCGCAGCAGGCGCTCGTGCTGCACAAGACCAGGCGCGCCTCCGACCTGACCACGCGCTCGCGTGCCCTGGAGGAGATCGCCGAGGCCCTCGATCTGGACAGCGCCCCGCTGCGGATCGAGTGCTACGACATCTCCCACCTCCAGGGCGACGACGTGGTGGCCTCCATGGTCGTCTTCGAGGACGGCCTCCAGCGCAAGAGCGAGTACCGCCGCTTCCAGATCAAGGGCTTCGAGGGCCAGGACGACGTACGCTCCATGCACGAGGTGATCACCCGCCGCTTCCGGCGCTACCTCGTCGAGAAGGAGCGCACCGGCGAGTGGACCGACGGCGAGACCACCCCCGCCGAGGCCACCGGGACGGCGCCCGCCGAGGCCACCGGGACGGCGCCCGCCGCCACCACCGGAACGCTCCCCGCCGACGCCGGAGGCATCTCCGCGCGCGCAGACGCCGAGGGCGCCCCCGTCCATGCCGCCGGGGAGCTCCTCACCGATACCGCCGAAGCGCCTCTGACCAGCAGCCTCAAGGACGAGGACGGCCGCCCCAGGCGCTTCGCCTACCCGCCCCAGCTCGTCGTCGTCGACGGCGGACAGCCGCAGGTGGCTGCCGCCAGGCGGGCGCTGGACGAGCTCGGCATCGACGACATCGCCGTCTGCGGCCTCGCCAAGCGCCTGGAGGAGGTCTGGCTGCCGGGCGACGACGACCCCGTCGTCCTGCCCCGCAGCAGCGAGGGCCTCTACCTGCTCCAGCGCGTCCGTGACGAGGCCCACCGCTTCGCGATCACCTACCAGCGCACCAAACGGGCCAAGCGCTTCCGCGCCGGCCCGCTCGACGAGGTGCAGGGTCTCGGTGAGACCCGCAAGCAGGCGCTGATCAAGCACTTCGGCTCGGTGAAGAAGCTCCGGGCCGCGACGATCCAGCAGATCTGCGAGGTCCCGGGGATAGGCCGCAAGACGGCCGAGACCATCGCCGCGGCCCTTGCCCGGGCGGCGCCGCCCGCCCCCGCCGTGAACACGGCCACCGGAGAGATCATTGAGGAAGAGGAACCCGGCGCCACGCCGGATTCCCCCGGAGACCCCGTCACCGCGGGCGCCCCGGAAGAACGACGGGGGCAGGAGACATGA